In one window of Camelina sativa cultivar DH55 chromosome 15, Cs, whole genome shotgun sequence DNA:
- the LOC104747211 gene encoding pentatricopeptide repeat-containing protein At2g06000-like isoform X1: MHCPEAWLVKIVSTLFVYRVPDSDLCFCYLSKNLNPFIAFEVVKKLDNNNPHLGFRFWEFSRFKLNIRHSFWTYNLLTRSLCKAGMHDLAGQMFECMKSDGVSPNSRLLGFLVSSFADKGKLHFATALLLQSYEVEGSCMVVNSLLNTLVKLDRVEDAMKLFDKHLRFQSCNDTKTFNILIRGLCCLGRADKALELFGEMRSSFGCSPDIVTYNTLIKGFCKSNELARANEMLNDVKSSSGCSPDVVTYTSMISGYCKAGKMQEASRLLDDMLRFGICPTTITFNVLVDGYAKAGEMPCAEDIRGKMVSFGCFPDVVTFTSLIDGYCRVGQVNQGFRLWEEMNAKGMFPNEYTYSILINALCKENSLRKARELLGQLASKDVITKSFMYNPVIDGFCKAGKVNEANVIVEEMEKKKCKPDKITFTILIIGHCMKGRMFEAVSIFHKMVAIGCSPDKITVNSLLSCLLKAGMAKEAYLLNQIVRKGQINNVAPLETKTGNATFAAC; this comes from the coding sequence ATGCATTGCCCTGAAGCTTGGTTAGTCAAAATCGTCTCTACTCTGTTCGTCTACCGAGTTCCAGATtcagatctctgtttctgttacTTGAGTAAGAATCTGAATCCATTTATCGCCTTTGAGGTTGTGAAGAAACTGGATAATAACAATCCTCACTTAGGGTTTCGGTTTTGGGAGTTTAGCAGATTCAAATTGAACATTCGCCACTCGTTTTGGACTTATAATTTGCTGACTAGGTCGCTTTGTAAAGCCGGTATGCACGATTTAGCTGGTCAGATGTTTGAGTGTATGAAGAGCGATGGGGTTTCTCCCAACAGTCGGTTACTAGGGTTCTTGGTGTCTTCTTTTGCTGACAAGGGTAAGCTTCATTTCGCTACTGCGTTGCTTCTTCAGTCTTATGAGGTTGAAGGATCTTGTATGGTTGTGAACAGTTTGTTGAATACGTTAGTGAAGTTGGACCGTGTGGAAGATGCGATGAAGCTTTTCGATAAACATTTGAGATTTCAGTCTTGCAATGATACTAAGACCTTTAACATTTTGATTCGAGGTTTGTGTTGCCTAGGGAGAGCAGATAAAGCGTTAGAGCTGTTTGGTGAGATGAGGAGCAGTTTTGGTTGTTCTCCTGATATTGTTACTTACAATACTCTTATTAAGGGATTTTGCAAGAGTAATGAGCTTGCCAGAGCAAATGAGATGTTGAACGATGTTAAGTCGAGCAGTGGTTGCTCTCCGGATGTTGTTACGTATACATCGATGATCTCAGGGTATTGTAAAGCGGGAAAGATGCAAGAAGCATCTCGTTTGTTAGATGACATGCTTCGTTTTGGAATATGCCCAACTACTATAACTTTTAATGTTCTCGTGGATGGTTATGCGAAAGCTGGTGAGATGCCTTGTGCTGAAGACATCCGTGGGAAAATGGTTTCTTTTGGCTGTTTCCCAGACGTTGTGACCTTCACTTCCTTGATTGACGGATACTGTAGAGTAGGACAAGTGAACCAAGGGTTTAGACTTTGGGAAGAGATGAATGCCAAAGGAATGTTTCCTAATGAATATACCTATTCTATTCTTATCAACGCTCTCTGTAAAGAGAATAGCCTGCGCAAGGCTCGTGAACTTTTGGGGCAGTTAGCTAGTAAGGATGTTATCACAAAATCATTTATGTACAACCCTGTCATTGATGGGTTTTGTAAAGCTGGGAAGGTCAATGAGGCAAATGTTATTGtggaagagatggagaagaagaaatgcaAACCAGATAAGATCACATTTACGATTCTTATAATTGGGCATTGCATGAAAGGAAGGATGTTTGAAGCAGTCAGCATTTTCCACAAAATGGTCGCAATAGGTTGTTCACCGGATAAGATTACTGTGAATTCTTTGTTATCTTGTCTTCTTAAGGCTGGAATGGCTAAGGAGGCCTATCTCCTAAACCAGATAGTACGTAAAGGCCAAATTAATAATGTGGCACCTCTGGAGACAAAAACAGGAAATGCGACTTTTGCTGCCTGCTAG
- the LOC104747211 gene encoding pentatricopeptide repeat-containing protein At2g06000-like isoform X2, whose translation MIRTTFATAIAHFHTHSHGGAQARPLQSNKREVMHCPEAWLVKIVSTLFVYRVPDSDLCFCYLSKNLNPFIAFEVVKKLDNNNPHLGFRFWEFSRFKLNIRHSFWTYNLLTRSLCKAGMHDLAGQMFECMKSDGVSPNSRLLGFLVSSFADKGKLHFATALLLQSYEVEGSCMVVNSLLNTLVKLDRVEDAMKLFDKHLRFQSCNDTKTFNILIRGLCCLGRADKALELFGEMRSSFGCSPDIVTYNTLIKGFCKSNELARANEMLNDVKSSSGCSPDVVTYTSMISGYCKAGKMQEASRLLDDMLRFGICPTTITFNVLVDGYAKAGEMPCAEDIRGKMVSFGCFPDVVTFTSLIDGYCRVGQVNQGFRLWEEMNAKGMFPNEYTYSILINALCKENSLRKARELLGQLASKDVITKSFMYNPVIDGFCKAGKVNEANVIVEEMEKKKCKPDKITFTILIIGHCMKGRMFEAVSIFHKMVAIGCSPDKITVNSLLSCLLKAGMAKEAYLLNQIVRKGQINNVAPLETKTGNATFAAC comes from the exons ATGATTCGAACAACGTTCGCAACCGCCATTGCTCATTTCCACACGCATTCTCATGGAGGAGCTCAAGCTCGTCCTCTACAGAGCAATAAACGGGAAGTGATGCATTGCCCTGAAGCTTGGTTAGTCAAAATCGTCTCTACTCTGTTCGTCTACCGAGTTCCAGATtcagatctctgtttctgttacTTGAGTAAGAATCTGAATCCATTTATCGCCTTTGAG GTTGTGAAGAAACTGGATAATAACAATCCTCACTTAGGGTTTCGGTTTTGGGAGTTTAGCAGATTCAAATTGAACATTCGCCACTCGTTTTGGACTTATAATTTGCTGACTAGGTCGCTTTGTAAAGCCGGTATGCACGATTTAGCTGGTCAGATGTTTGAGTGTATGAAGAGCGATGGGGTTTCTCCCAACAGTCGGTTACTAGGGTTCTTGGTGTCTTCTTTTGCTGACAAGGGTAAGCTTCATTTCGCTACTGCGTTGCTTCTTCAGTCTTATGAGGTTGAAGGATCTTGTATGGTTGTGAACAGTTTGTTGAATACGTTAGTGAAGTTGGACCGTGTGGAAGATGCGATGAAGCTTTTCGATAAACATTTGAGATTTCAGTCTTGCAATGATACTAAGACCTTTAACATTTTGATTCGAGGTTTGTGTTGCCTAGGGAGAGCAGATAAAGCGTTAGAGCTGTTTGGTGAGATGAGGAGCAGTTTTGGTTGTTCTCCTGATATTGTTACTTACAATACTCTTATTAAGGGATTTTGCAAGAGTAATGAGCTTGCCAGAGCAAATGAGATGTTGAACGATGTTAAGTCGAGCAGTGGTTGCTCTCCGGATGTTGTTACGTATACATCGATGATCTCAGGGTATTGTAAAGCGGGAAAGATGCAAGAAGCATCTCGTTTGTTAGATGACATGCTTCGTTTTGGAATATGCCCAACTACTATAACTTTTAATGTTCTCGTGGATGGTTATGCGAAAGCTGGTGAGATGCCTTGTGCTGAAGACATCCGTGGGAAAATGGTTTCTTTTGGCTGTTTCCCAGACGTTGTGACCTTCACTTCCTTGATTGACGGATACTGTAGAGTAGGACAAGTGAACCAAGGGTTTAGACTTTGGGAAGAGATGAATGCCAAAGGAATGTTTCCTAATGAATATACCTATTCTATTCTTATCAACGCTCTCTGTAAAGAGAATAGCCTGCGCAAGGCTCGTGAACTTTTGGGGCAGTTAGCTAGTAAGGATGTTATCACAAAATCATTTATGTACAACCCTGTCATTGATGGGTTTTGTAAAGCTGGGAAGGTCAATGAGGCAAATGTTATTGtggaagagatggagaagaagaaatgcaAACCAGATAAGATCACATTTACGATTCTTATAATTGGGCATTGCATGAAAGGAAGGATGTTTGAAGCAGTCAGCATTTTCCACAAAATGGTCGCAATAGGTTGTTCACCGGATAAGATTACTGTGAATTCTTTGTTATCTTGTCTTCTTAAGGCTGGAATGGCTAAGGAGGCCTATCTCCTAAACCAGATAGTACGTAAAGGCCAAATTAATAATGTGGCACCTCTGGAGACAAAAACAGGAAATGCGACTTTTGCTGCCTGCTAG